The Prinia subflava isolate CZ2003 ecotype Zambia chromosome 2, Cam_Psub_1.2, whole genome shotgun sequence genomic sequence GGGGGCTTCGGGGAGGCTTTCCCGCCTGGCGGGGCCGGGCTTGTCTCGCGCTGCGCTCGTGGCCGCTGGGGGGCGCCAGGGCGCGGCCGGGGGCTCCGCCCTCAGCCCTGAGGGAGCCGGGAActgagggagggatggggcgggatggggctCACAGCCCGCGGatccagccctcagccctgagGGAGCCGGGAACTGAGGGAGGGATGCTTTGACCCAAcgccaggcagccccagccgtTCCCTTTTATAAATCTCGGTGTGGCACCttgcagcttttccctgctAAGTCCAGGACCTGCTGTGCCATCCCATCTGTCCTGGGTAGGTTTTGAACGGCTGTTTTTTGCAGAACCCTTTGCCAAAAAGGGGTTTAAGCAGACTCTTTGCCACAGGTAAACTTGGACAGGATCGAATTACAGGAAATGAACAGATACCAGGTATATTTTTTCTAACAGCCTGAACGTCCCATGTGACTGAGAGGCTCAGCTTGTATCACCGTTGTACAGTGGTGGGCTTTATCATCACTAAAAATAAGGTTAGAGTTGAAAAATAGCTTATACCTATTAGGATGAGCTTAGCTACTGCATTGCTAGAGAaccttctgggtttttttcttttttattttatatttctgaataGATACTTAAGTTATTTTGTTCACCCTAAACAGAATACAAATGTAATGTCGTTTATATGCAAAGCACATGTTTGAACCCACAAAGTGAATTCATTTTGTATTGTGTTCACAGTAAAACAGAGCAGCTCAAAAAAGAGCTCTGACTGAAAGGAAAATGCCCACATAATACCTAAACCCTGCAATTTTTATGGCATATCTTCGGCTGGGTGTGAAAAGTCTGGATTTAAAGCACTCTTATGTAGAGAAAATTATCCAAGAAGTGTTCCCCTGTACCAGCAAGGTGTAAGAAAGAGGTAGAGAATGGGAGCTCTTGAAgttgttttctattttcaagCACCTGCACCTCTATCAGAAGCTCGTTGCCTGTGAAACACATCCTCATGGTGAGACATCAAAATCCAGCATTTGGACAGTTGTCAAAATAAAGATGCAGGGAAAGCATGACCTCTATCATCTTTCAACCAGTTTTagcagttgctttttttttttttttttttttttttttttctcctggatttATGCACCTTTGAAACAGACAGCTGAGAAGAGGATTTGGAAGTGGAtgatctttgcctttttctATTCAGTTTTTTAGCAGGCTGAGAGGAAACCAATTTTTGTATAAAGGTAGAGAATGCACACCTAGGTCATATACAGGGAAAAGGTCTACCTAGTAATAGTCTGCATATATCTGGATTTATATGACCTCTAAAATTATCCAAACACACCCTAAATGACCAAAATCACTGTAAACTCTGGCGCTGTTCTTAAATTACACCAAGCAAGGATGGCAGCTGTACCAAATCCTGGATATTTGGCACTAATACAACGTTATAGCTGCAATCAATAAAGAGCCAAGCTTTTAAAGGAGCTGTGGAGCAGAGTTTAGCTTGTGGTTGGTCACCTCATTGTTACCTCAGGTTAGGGATCATTTGGAGTTTGTTGTGGTATCCCAGGAAGTCCCTGGTTTCTCCTGGGTATGTATGACCAGTGGCATAGCTACATGCAAGGATCTTGTGCAAATCTGGAGGGTGGCAGATGTCATttccctggtgctgagctgggctttgggtttggttttgccACAGCAAAGCCTGAGAGGAAAACAGACAGATTGTGTGCCTTTACCAGCAATTACCAGGTGCTGCTCAgtggtgccctggggctgggagcaaggattttccaggattttgaAGGAAATGAAGGCTAGAGCTGGGCCTGTCCCAGCCACCTAGTTACACAtggctctgtgctcagcaaaAGCAGCTCCTCCCGTGCTAAGGATCCCTTGGAGTCAGCTTGTTCCATTGTTGGGTGGAGCCTGGATTCTGAGTTGGTATCAAGTTTCTGATCTAAGTTTAGAGCTGCTGCGGTCAGTGGGTTCCTTACTGACAATTTTGGTCTGGCAGGGTtccttccctggggctgggcttcagggaaggggaagggttTCGTCAGCCCTCAGGGATGTGCTGGCTTTAAGATGAATTGTCTGGCTAATTTAAGGGGGTTTTGTTACCCACCTTTTTTATCCCTGTCCCCCTCATCGGCCTCATTCTGTGTCCAGTGTGAACTCCCTGGCCATGGTTTGGTTTCATCCGAGGCCCCTGCAGGTGTGATGGTGGCATCAGATGGGGACTGACCCAGAGCAGGCTCTGGGGTTTAGGACTTGTCAGGGTGAAGGCTGAGCTTTCAGCCAGGGCACCCAAGGACCAAGGATGCCATTAGGTCACGTTTAAAGCCAGCACTCCCTGAAGCCTTTTGGATTTGTCTTAGGAACTGAGTTTAGACTTGGAGTTGCCTGCACTTTATATTGTTCTCCTTACACTCTTATCATAATTTCTGGCTGTTCTGACCTTTTCCAGCATCTCCAAGAAGCAGTGAAACAATAACAAATCCCTCAATAAACACCCCCACACAAGATCCTGGACTTGTAATGGAGTATTTTACCTTagtttcttgaaaaaaaaagaggtttgtGTGCTTAATATTCTGTCCTACAAATAAGGCTTGGACCGAATTTTAACTGAATGTGGTAGAAACTCTGCATTTTCTGGCTTTGTGTGAATAGGCAGCtgcaagaaaaagagagatttttaGTTAGAGCTGCACTGAGGACAGTGGGAGTGCTTATTGCTGGCACAATGTTCCTGAAATGGAGATTAATCTTCCAGAGGCTCCTTTTTGCTTCTCCCTGGACATAATTCACCAAGAACCCTCGAGGCAGCAGTGGTGACAGCAGGAGTGATTGCCACAAACAGGGTGACATCATTTCACCCCATGACCTTAGATAAGTTTTAAGTACCATTCCATAATCATGCTCTGATAAGAGTGAGTACCTTCTAAACATTTAATAAATGCAATACTCAGTCTTCCCAGCATGAAGTTTTTTGCACACGTAAATTTTAGTTTTTCATAGAAGAAGAGAGATTCTAcctaaagaatttttttttcttcttttatctgGAATTTCATGCTAGAAGTTTTGGCTTGTGgtgcctgagccctgcaggagctACTAGCCCTGCCTGTGTGGGATGGCTGCATCGCTGCTTCCACCTCCTGGAGAAGACAATGAATGAGGGATTCTGGTTTTTATGGATTTTCTTGGGATTCTTTTACTTGTTTTCGTCtgattttctttgcttccttCCTGCTCTGGACTATGTATAGTGAAGAGTTTTTGTCCCTTTCATGCTACTCCCTCCATTCCTTGTTAATattttctgagggtttttttctcccttacgttcctttaaaaaatctaatttgACGTCCATAGATGAAAAGGCTGCTCACACAGCCTTTTCAGCAAAGGATCTTGGAAAAATAAGGACACACACTGTGGGAGTGTCTCAGGAAACGCACACAAGTGTTATAATACAAATATTCCCTTAGTACGTGTGCCTGTAGGTAATGTCACCCAGCACAGAAGGGTGAGggttctgcagcagcacaaaacaCAAGGCTGCCCTGTGGTTTGGGAGGGAATAAAACACTCTATCCATCGTGATTTTGTTCTGCTAAGACATCAGTGTAGAcattgctatttatttttctctaagaGCAGTGAATGCCATCTGATCTCTACTTCTATATCTAagatagttttaaaaaaaagtcttgctACACTTGTAGACTGATTTTCCAGTTTTTTCAGGCAGTAATTCCCTCCTTGCtcttacaaaaaaataaaattacgTTTTTCCTTATCAGTGGCAAGCTGGCAAGAAGCTCCTGGTCCTAGAGGCAGGGACAGACAAGCTGCTGAATGAGTTTGTGGGACTGGGACTGTTGCTGCTGTTAATTCTCAgcacttctttcccttcccacagGAGTGGGTGAGGACACACAGGAGCACACGGGTGGTGTAAGTCAGTGACCCTTGGTCTGCAGGCTGGAAGCTCTCTGGTGAAAGAATATTTCTTTGTGGAATACGTGGGGAGATGattcccccctctccctctAGATGCCAGCAGAGCACCAGCCTTGCTGTGAGGTGTCGCCTCCTGGATGTATTTCAGAAGAGCACTGTTAATTTGTCATGCTGCTTGATTACGTTTTGGACAGGTTGGGATTAATGGATCGTCCTGTTCAGAACAAACTGCATCCTTTGGAGAGCTGATGAAAAGCAGTTTAAACAGGAGTTTAAACGTGTTCTTTTATGAATGTCTGTTTCCACAAATATGAAACATGTTCTCACCTGTGATATATCTctctgtatttcacaggtaAAGAACGAATCAGAGGCTCCTTGGCAAGCAACATCTTGAGCCCTCAGAGGCATCCCCGTTTGTAACTCCACACAAACGTGTTGTTCCAGAGATCCCTGTGCAGGAGTATGGCTGTTCCAGGGCAGTGCTTTCTGAGGGAGCATCGTGGCTGAACTTGTGCTGTGAAGAGGCTGATGGAGCCTGGGATGTGGTGTGAGCTCCCTGCCTTGGGCTGCATCATCTCCCAGCTGGCCCATTTAATGCCTCTGGCCTGGGACAACTCCAAAGAGTGGGATCCCTTCTTGTGCTGAGATGGATCTGGCTGAAgcaccctgtcctgctgctctgggctttccCACGTGCCTGCTTACAGGGCTCGCAGGGACTGCCTCTCTAGTGGCATTCGTTGCACCAAAAGCAAGGtgtccctctctgctccctcacAGCAAGCAAGAGTTCTGGCCCCTAAAGAGCCTTTGTTTTCCCGAATGGAGGGGATCAGCTCCATTTCCCAGAGTGTTTCCGCCGGGAGACTCTGTGCGACTCAGTGACTGATTTTTAAGTTCTGTTAGAAATGGAGCATCAAGAATTTCTGCCACGGCAGCCAGGGGATGCACCCACAGGCACTGTTGGCTGTTGTGGACTCGCTTTGCTTGGACTTGGTTCTTTGGAAAGAAGACAAACACAAAGTGAATGGAGAAGAATCTTGATAAGACtttcttctcagaaagaaaagagctaCACAAGCTGTTCAAAAACTGTATTTCAATGCTTTCTGCACTTTCCCCAAGTGATCTTCCTCTCAGAGAAACAGAACAAGTGGGACTATGCAACAGTAAGTGAAGTATTAGtgatattttttatattttggcTTTTGATAGCTCTTAAAAATTGTTTCATAGATGTTTGGGTATTCTAGTCACGCTGGCAAAGGCTCATGTCTTTGAAGCTGGAGGTACAAACAGGATTTGCTGCTGGGTGCAATCAGGAAAAGGGGGAGGAGCAAGCAGGCGGAGCAAAGCTGGGCAGCTTCCTAACATGGCTTTATGGGGGAAGTttctgtgcagccccagggctgcttttctcccctcactgccccagccctgagcagcgCTCTGAGAGCTCCCTCCGCTGGAAAAGGTTTAGTTGGTCTTTACTAAAATGAATCGTGGTGAAAATACAAAGTggtaggaggaaaaaaaaaatctgcatttgaagCACTGATACTTCTCATAGGTGCTAATAAAGACAAATCCCATGTTTTAACCCTGCTGCTCATCTCAAGCATTCCACTTCTCACTTGTGTAAGGGTTGGGTGTTACCAGGCAAGAGAGAGGCACTGCCCTGGCCGGGCCATCTGTGCCTCGGGATGGTTCATCAGCTCAGATGAAACTGGGCTGGTGAGGGTCACTTCAAGCTGGAATAAGGGGGGACTGGGGGAGCAGGACTTGTATATTTGTGTGACTCCCGGAAAGGGCACTTTAAAAGAATGGGAGGCTCTTAAGTATTCCCTTGGCTGTGAAATTCGGGAGAGGCTGGACTGAGAACAGGTTGGAGGAATCAATTGTGATGAACTTCCTGGTTCAGTGATTGTGAGCTGCAGTGTGGTAAAGAGTAGTGAGATGTGTCCTCCCAATATCTCATTTTAAATGGTGCCCTTTTGCTTCGGACTAACTCATATTTAAATAGgagcaatctttattttcagttgcaatatcttttttttttctgcccttctctggagcTAATCTTTGAGACAACATAAATTGCTGTTCACAAATCTctaattttgctttgtttctggtAAAACCAAATACCCAGTCAAGGTCTCCTACAGTTATGCTATACAAACACAAGGGAATATATCACCTCTGCTCCAGTCTGGGACAAGGAGTCTTTGGCTCAGTTGCTCACTTCAAATGACAATCGTATGTACCTGTTCACTAAATCCTCgagaaaatgcaggaaaagccaggCCAGAAATAAGCATGGAAACCTAGGTCCAAACAGCAAAAATTTGAACTACCAGATTGTGAAAATAAGAGATTTTCAAAGTGAAAGGTGACACTATCCTGTCTTCATTTGCATTTCACTTCTGTTATGAGACTGAGTCATGGGGCTCAGCCAAGCATGGGACAGACGTGGCAGGAGTCTGTGTCTGTCCAGTGATGGTGTCATtgccagtgcagtgctggggagaggaCAGATTTCCAGGAAAGGACTGCAAGCCCATAGTGGTGAGAAGGCACAAGCCTCCTTCTGCCACATGCAAAATGAAAGCTCTTGGGACATCAGAGAACGCAAATCTtccataataaaaatatttctttactaCATGTTGAACCTTCAtcacaaaacaacaacaggaGTTAATTCCTCAGGTTTAACATTGTACATGGTAAAAACAACAAATCCATGTCTTgaacaaaaaaccagaacatAGCTCTGTGGCTTTTATTCCTGTAATAATGAAagcattaaaaaccccaaaagaacaGAACAGAGACTCTTACGCAGTACAGCactgtggagcagcaggaacaggcagctcctggaacTGAAACCTATGGGGAAATAGGAGATTGGGACACCTTTTTGGTTTCTAACAGCAAGCTCAAAGTTGGGATTGTCAGCATCTCTTACTATTATTGTACAGAAATTGGCACCCAAGAGTTCATTTGGAAGGTGTCTGCAGAACTGTCCACTGCTAGTGCAGGGGATTTGGGTTTTCCAACTCTTAGCAGCACATGCATTAAATTGCCTCATTACTTGGCTGTTTGCCTCTGTATGAGGTAAATCATCAGCTGCTAAATCTGTAGATGGGACGGATGATTGGGGCAGAACATCCTCTCTACTCAGAATCCACTGGGAAGCAAATGTTAAcatgctcccctcccccttctgtgggtcactgctgtgctgccaaCCCCCCACTGCATGTGAGCTTGTTTTGGGGAAGCACTTGGGAGGCTCAATTGTTGATAACCTCATAAAAAGTCAGAACAACACGATTACCCCTGCATTAAGGATCCCACACAATCTGTGACTACAATTAAatttcaggtttctttttcctcagctgAAGTAAGGTTGATCATGTGCATCCACTGCATTTACTTAGAGGAGTTAGATCTGCGCAGCACCTTGTCACTGAGCCCACTCACTCCTTTCAGCTATACTCTCTTTATGGATAATACCTTTAAGAAATGGAAcccccagctttgctctgtgAATGAAAGCAGAGTGTCTTGCTCAGCTTAATGCACCTTGAATTACAGCTCTCATTTGACTGTGCTCATAAGAAATACTGGAGGCAGACAGCTGGCCAGGCAGCCTCTCACTCTGTGAAATTTATGCTACTTTCTATTTGTAGGTGATTacaaaaacaatttttcaaaGTTAGTGTCCAGGCTTGCTGCTGCTTAGCACAGGAGTCCAAAGACCTTTTTTCTGGTTGACTACCTTCATTattagtttttctctttttttgctggttttctctCCTTTAGAAATGTCAGGGCTGTGGAATCTGATGGTTCATAGTTTTGCTGAAGGATGTTTCTCAGAGTGTCACAAAAACACACCAAGGTGATAGAGATAGTGATCTTTGAATGTGTGCAACAATCACCCATAGCTAATTAGTGGCTTGTAGTTTTAAGGGATAGTCAAATGCTGGGTTCTTGTAGGAGACTAAGTGTGTACCATACTGCTCACTCTGAGGCTTTTTACATGCCTTACACAGGCATACAGACAAAATAATTGTGGTAATGAGAAAGAGCCCACTTGCTGCAGACAGACCAGCAAAAACATACTTGTaactgggttttgttttaaagctgGTGCACGAATTACCTGGAATTTCCTGGTTTGCTGTCTGGCTTGACCCTGCTTTGTTGGAGGCAGTCACACAGATGTGGTAAGTGGTGAATGGTAGCAGGTTATACAGAGTGTACTGCCTGGCCGTGGGGTAGATGTTGTTCATGACAATCTGCCTGTCCTCGGTGTCTTGGGCACGAAGCATCAGCTCATAGCTGTGAACCACTGAATATGGGGCACACCAACGTAtctgtgcagagctgtcagTGATTTCCATCACCTCTCTGAGCCTGGGTGGGTCTGGAATCTCATCTTCCCTCGACGTGCCAGGACATGAACACCGGGATATGTTCTGGAGTTCCCTGCACGGCTTCTGCAGGTGCCTGCAAGGGTTGTAGTCACAGGCAGTGTGGGCCATCTGCGCCGGGGTTTCCTTTGGTGGATCCTCGTAGTCCTGGTAGTCATCGGTGTAATGCGGTGACGCTGTGGAGGGCGCAGGCTCTGAGCGGGCACTGCTCCTTGTGGGGTTCAGCTGTGGGGGGCTCGTTTGGGGGGCTCCTTCCTTGGCATGGGTGGCAAAGGAGTGAATGTGATGGTTGGTGGTGTGGGGGACTCCTGTTCCTCCGGTGGAATAATCGCTGGTGGTCCGGTTGAATGGCCCTTCCCGGGGGAATGTTGTCTCGGTTGTTCTGAGCCCTCTCTGTAGCTGTTCTGTTCCAGCTCGACTTGTGGAGCCGTGATCTGAGGACTGAGCAAAGAGCTCTTGGAGAAAAACTGGGAACGAGGTTACAGATGCCAAGGAAGGGGGATGGCTTGTGGCTTCAGAAACTGCCTCCTCCTCGTGGGAAGAACTGTTTGCCTTTGTTAGGATCGGCTCGGTTGGGTTGGATGCAGCAGTGCTCATCACATCCCTCTGGATTGGGGAGCTGGTATAGGTGTCTTTGGTTAGTGCGGGGCTGGATGCTGCAGTGCTCATCACATCCCTCTGGACTGGGGAGCTGGTGTAGGTGTCTTTGGTCAGTGTTGGGCTggatgctgctgtgctccttgCATCCCTCTGGATTAGGGAGCTGGTGTAGGTGTCTTTGGTCAGTGTTGGGCTggatgctgctgtgctccttgCATCCCTCTGGATTAGGGAGCTGGTGTAGGTGTCTTTGGTCAGTGTTGGGCTggatgctgctgtgctccttgCATCCCTCTGGATTAGGGAGCTGGTGTGAGTCAAATCTTCGGTCAGCAGAGCGGAGTCTGTTGTTACTACAGAAGAGGCATCGTCACTGGTGAAGTTGAAAGCATCATGATCAGGAAGGGCTGTGTTTGAATCGGGCAGTGTGACATTGCTCTCTGACTGGCATCTATTGTAGAGctccagcagagaaaaagatgTTGGAGGTCTGCCCAAATCTTCCTGGGATGTGCAAAAAGTCTCCCgagccctgcagagggaaacCAGAATAATCAAGATGCAGAAGAACATCACAAGTTTCTGTAGGCTGCTTGGAATGGAATTGGTGACCTGCTGTCAAAACAGTCTTTATGTTACTGAGAGTGTGAAGCCTAGACCGAAGCTAGATTTCTTAACTATTGTCCAGGCAGCTTTCCATAGCACTGACTGTGGAATTTAGCTAGAACTGCCTCTTTGGTTTTGTAAGGTGCAGGGATATCTTTTGCACGAGGGGAAGTGTCCTTTGGTGCAACAATGGCTGTGAACTTAAGCAAAGGGCATTGGAATTCAAGGCAACTTGACTTAAAGGGTCAGCTTTTAATGTCGCTATAAAGGGAACACATGCAGAGAGATGTAACAGGATTCCCAGGATTCTTAATCCATCTGGTTTAGGCAGCTGGAGGTGGGCTGAGCGGGACTTTTAAATGACTAAGATCGAATTCTTTATTTACTCAGACACTGAAGTTTTGGTAAAGAATGCAACTGCTAAACCCATCCCGATGAAAAACTATCTAGTTTCAACAATCTGCTTCCCTGCTCTCTCAGAGATTTGATGACAAATCTTCTTGGTGGCCTTTCCAAAGGAAGAGAGACCATTTatatgcaaatatttcttttaactgCAGCTTATTGTAATTAGTCTGTAAAACTGTAGGGGAGCACGAAAACAAAAAGTGAGAAACGGTGCTATTTGCAAGGGGTTTTGTTGAATGCTGGTGGTGATGTAAGCTTTGCCAATAGCAGGGTTAGGAGAAAATGGTTTGTTAAAGAGCATGTAAAGTTTTCCAGTTTCTGCATAGCACTGGCACATCAAGACAGCTCATTTTCCATCTCCAGCTAATAGTGAAAAATGGgccaaaaagaaagaaaacattctcACCTTAAAGTAGAATCCACAGCTAATAACACTTTGTGCTTTGTCCCTGAAAGAGGCATTATTTTGCACTCCTACCTCTCACGGAAGGGAAGAGCACACAAAGAATTTGAATAACTTAGTGAATGGTGGTGAATGCCTGGTCCCCAAACAACTTGCACATTGACGTTGTGTCTGAAGAGCATTACTTGAGCTCCTTGAGCTCACTTACTTTTGCAGAACGACTTTGTTGGGCTtggacagcagccaggagagctggcagTTGCACAGCAGAGGATTCCCGTACAAGTTGATGGTGATGCCACCCGATGAATTGGTGTTCCAAGGATTAAAAGAACTCAGGTTACAGCTACAAGAAGACAAATGCAATAATTAAAAACCTCTGAGCTACCTTCCAACAACTGGAGTGTGCTTAGTATCCCTTTTCCTTAGTGTGTGTAAGGCACAAAGCAATATTCCCAGTTCCCTTGGCAGTAACCCGGTATTAGACCCACCATCATCCTGCACTAGGCatgctctctttttttctagGACTTTAACTGCAATTCCTTTAAGTCTGGGCATGATTTTTAGCACTTTGAACTGGTATTCCTGCAAGTGTTGCAAAGTGCTGTGTAAATTCAGTAGGGCAATCAAAGGGGATGGAATCCatagggtttttgttttgtatggGTTTATATTCCTAGAAACTGGTTTCTAGGCACAGCCAGTGCACTAGTGCTTGTTTTCTGATATGCTTATATCTGGGTCGCtattataaaaatgttttaaagtgcTCTCcggattttttcctttatgctgACTGCTCTGTGTGCACTTCACCTGCtcttaaaaatcacttttggaCTTTTGTCCCTCTTAGTATTTCAGGTATGTGACATACCAAGAGGTGCTGCCCCTAGAATGAGGACTAAAACATTGCTTTTACTAATGCTGAACAGGGAACTATGTTAAACTCTCACACTAAAAGTGAGAGGGACAGGATTTTTGTCTGCTTCTGAGATGCAGGTTTTAGGGAACTGCCAGCATTCACCCTTGCAGAGCAGGGAACCCTCAGTGACCTGCTTCTCCCCGATGGGATATTGCCATTGCAGGTGTTGGAATCCTGGTCTGTACCACAAGTGGGATTCAGTGGATCTGTGCTGATCCAAGCTGGCTGAATTCACCCATTGGACAGGGAGATAAGGCAGAGGATGGGAACACAATGGATACAACCTCAAACAATTAATTGTGCTGTGAGTCCCATCCTGCCTCTTCGGGTTGTATCAGCTCTATCAGGCCAGATCACAGGTTTTACATGGCAAACATAGCAAGTCCACACCTCCTTCCTAAATCTGATAACAAACTGCTCAAGTCAGCTCCCAGGCACTGAAGCGCTGTGGGGCAAAAGCAACTTTATGTGAATGCTTTATGTGAGGAAggacaaaaaacccaactcaCTTCTCAAATGAGAGATGGCTCAGGTGAGGAGCACTGTCAAACATCTCTGTCTGCACGAAACCCAGGGAAGGAGAATCCTGACAGTGCAGCTCTCGGAGACCAGGCAGAGACTTGAGGAAGTCGCTGTCGAGGCTTCGTAACCGCGGCATGTTTGTCAGGTGAAGTGATCTGAGGTTGGCCAAGTCTCTGGCCCACTCTGGTtgaactgaaacagaaaaatatttacacctATTGCCTGAACAGAGCATTTATGTGGATTTCTGCCTAGAAAAACGGTTTGAATTCATAGATATTAAGTATTTGTCACCTCCTGCAGCTGTTTTTGGGAAAGGAATGGAACAAAAGTCAATACACCAGTGCATAAACACGCATGCAGTAGTCCCTGCAGGTCAGGCTGTCATAGGGCAGaggaaaagaggggagaaaaggacAACAAAGCTGATAAGAGATATGGAATAAATTTCTTGTTGGGTGAGATTAAATGAACAAGGATTTCTCTGCTCAGAAAAGTGGTCTACAAGGGACTGGTGCAAGAAAGGCAAATCACTTATTTCTCCTagcacaggaaaaagagaaaagaggcaTGAAACAGAAAGAATAGGTCTTGTACAAAGGGCCTTTCCATCCCATGACTCAGTAGAGTAACTCACTACCACATGGGGAATTAGGCTAATTCATGGAGGAAATTTCGTGGTGCAGCTGTTTAATGGGAGTTGAAGTGAAGCCTCTAGCTTGAGGAGCCCCTAAGGCCCTGGCCGtgccccaggctgagcagctgggCAAGGCATCTCACATCTGTGTGTCTCAGCACCTCAGGTACAAACTGAGGCTGGCATCCGAGGGGGCAGAAGGGGAAAAGCCTCCTGTGCATTGCTTGGGGCAGGAATTCTCTCCCCGCTCAGCTGAAGTATTCGGCCGGCTGTGATAGCACAAAAAGCCTCTCTGTGCTACTTCAGTGCAGCGCTAAAAGCTGAGTGGAGCTGTGGGGACAAAGAAAGATTTCAACAGCCTGTCTGGAAAGAGAAACTAATTTCCTCCGGTGCTTCCCAAAACTAATCCGGGGCTGACAGGGGAATGACTGTCATAGCAGACAGTGGGATTAGGATGGAGATGGGTGACTACACTGGGACAAATCGTCCTGTCTCGT encodes the following:
- the LRRN4 gene encoding leucine-rich repeat neuronal protein 4; its protein translation is MFSPLLILPLLLKTTAYGLVSRAASRDVTTFFQLAQEDTWENVNLTSMSCEDRKNRMWITLQLTNNSLTAFPVCLPEALETLDLSNNLLEEVNGTEIANLPLLRVLSLSHNHLWSVRWGSEALSSLVKLDLSFNKLSSVPTCHGSALPNLKWLSLAGNPLMEIQPLAFSCYPQLQVLNLSLTLLGKDNSRGIRDSAFAVSTDPNEVRNRSGNSINVLDLSGTLFEKIQPEWARDLANLRSLHLTNMPRLRSLDSDFLKSLPGLRELHCQDSPSLGFVQTEMFDSAPHLSHLSFENCNLSSFNPWNTNSSGGITINLYGNPLLCNCQLSWLLSKPNKVVLQKARETFCTSQEDLGRPPTSFSLLELYNRCQSESNVTLPDSNTALPDHDAFNFTSDDASSVVTTDSALLTEDLTHTSSLIQRDARSTAASSPTLTKDTYTSSLIQRDARSTAASSPTLTKDTYTSSLIQRDARSTAASSPTLTKDTYTSSPVQRDVMSTAASSPALTKDTYTSSPIQRDVMSTAASNPTEPILTKANSSSHEEEAVSEATSHPPSLASVTSFPVFLQELFAQSSDHGSTSRAGTEQLQRGLRTTETTFPREGPFNRTTSDYSTGGTGVPHTTNHHIHSFATHAKEGAPQTSPPQLNPTRSSARSEPAPSTASPHYTDDYQDYEDPPKETPAQMAHTACDYNPCRHLQKPCRELQNISRCSCPGTSREDEIPDPPRLREVMEITDSSAQIRWCAPYSVVHSYELMLRAQDTEDRQIVMNNIYPTARQYTLYNLLPFTTYHICVTASNKAGSSQTANQEIPGNSCTSFKTKPSYKYVFAGLSAASGLFLITTIILSVCLCKACKKPQSEQYGTHLVSYKNPAFDYPLKLQATN